Proteins from one Malaya genurostris strain Urasoe2022 chromosome 2, Malgen_1.1, whole genome shotgun sequence genomic window:
- the LOC131428077 gene encoding nucleosome assembly protein 1-like 1: MRIETLKISFFIESIIDRLLASNSEAVEHKSLVCQILDLTIKAEQLQTVTMLPPNIRAKIDALKRIQIDLLNKEAEFHKRVYSMETDFQTTLLEMFDKRRQIVNGFYLPEHEDTLKAEDHEIATDEQVKGIPEFWLSVFKMAPILSSLIHPHDEDVLKHLMDVRSIMINEPKAGFVLEFEFGPNNNFTNKVLTKRYEMECVPDEEKLASFNGFEIYDTAGCHIDWKVGGNLTVTVENGTERAVDSFFNFFRPQKLVGNADPLVYKQFMEYDFEIGYFIKERVVPRAVLFYSGDFVNVEEDSLAYVLDEQGQQL; the protein is encoded by the coding sequence ATGAGAATTGAAACtctcaaaatttcattttttatcgAATCTATCATCGATAGATTATTAGCTAGCAATAGCGAAGCAGTGGAACACAAGTCATTGGTTTGCCAAATTTTAGATTTAACAATCAAAGCCGAACAACTTCAGACAGTTACTATGCTTCCGCCAAACATTCGTGCTAAGATCGATGCATTGAAACGAATTCAGATAGACTTGTTGAATAAGGAAGCCGAATTTCATAAGCGTGTTTATTCCATGGAAACTGATTTCCAAACAACTCTACTGGAAATGTTCGACAAAAGACGACAAATTGTGAACGGGTTTTATTTACCTGAGCATGAAGACACTTTGAAGGCAGAAGATCACGAAATAGCCACGGATGAACAGGTTAAGGGAATTCCGGAGTTCTGGCTGAGTGTTTTCAAAATGGCTCCTATtctgagcagtctcattcatccACACGACGAAGATGTGTTAAAGCACCTGATGGATGTTCGTTCGATTATGATCAatgaaccgaaagctggatttGTACTGGAGTTCGAGTTTGGACCAAACAATAACTTCACCAATAAAGTGCTTACCAAGCGATACGAGATGGAATGTGTTCCCGATGAGGAGAAGTTGGCATCGTTCAATGGATTCGAAATTTACGACACTGCCGGGTGTCACATTGACTGGAAGGTGGGTGGTAATTTGACCGTAACAGTTGAGAATGGAACGGAGCGAGCCGTAGATTCGTTCTTTAATTTTTTCCGTCCGCAAAAGCTAGTTGGAAATGCGGATCCGTTGGTGTACAAGCAGTTTATGGAATATGATTTCGAAATCGGGTATTTCATCAAAGAACGGGTTGTACCTCGTGCGGTTCTTTTCTACAGCGGAGATTTCGTGAATGTTGAAGAGGACTCGTTAGCTTACGTACTGGATGAGCAAGGGCAGCAACTGTAA